The Synergistaceae bacterium DNA window TGGCTATCATGATCGAGATCTGATAAAGGATAGCCGTGGTCGGAAGAGTTCCGGACAGTATCTGGCCGGTCATCATTCCGGGCAGCGAGACTATGCCCATTCCGAGCATTGAATTGAGGGTGGGAAGGAGCGCGGTCTCAAGCGCCTGGTTTACCATCGGGAGCAGGATCTTCTGCGGTGTGACTCCCAGGTTTAGCAGGCTTTCCATCTGCAGGCGCCTCTCGCTGAGTGATTCGCAGAACGTCTTTGTTGCAAGATTTACGCCGGTCATTGCATTGCCGATTATCATCCCGCTCAGAGGGATCACGTACTGCGGGTCAAATATGCTTTGCCCCACGACGGCAGTCACGAAGAAAATCACTATACCCAGACCTGAACAGGTTAGAGAAAGCGAGATCGCGACCTTGAATCCGGTGTTCATGCATTTGTTTTTTGAAAGTACCCTGTGGATCGCAAAAAGTATCATGCTTGTCAGGTACATAAGTATGAATATCGGATGTGGGTTCTCGAAAATGTATGTGAGGATAAAGCCGGCCAGGGTCAGTTGGAGAGTCAGCCTCACGCTTGCAATGAAGAGGAGTTTGGTCTGGTTTATCTTTGCTTTTTTCATTACAGCAAGCACTACGAGGAGCAGAATATAAACGAGGCTGAACCGGACAAGGCTTATTGCAGCGATTTCACGCATTATGGCTTGCTCCTTTCGAGTGCGATGATATTGTCGCCGTATTTTTCGGCAAGCGGGAAATAATGGCTTACTATGATCGTTGTCATCTCATTATCAGTGGAAAAATCTTTAATGTTTTTCATCATTGCATCCGAAGAGATGTTGTCCAGGGCTGATGTCGGTTCGTCAAGCATGAGGACTTTGGGCATGAACGAAAGGAATATCGCTATGTAGACCCTTTGGCGTTCTCCGCCCGACATAGTCTCGCATCTGGTCTCAAGGGGGAAATCTGCACAGCATATCTTAAGGAATTTCTCCATCGCATCTTTTGAGGGTGCGTCATGGTCTCTGTACTCGTAATATTTTTTGAAGTTTTCTTCGATAGTGCCTGTGAATAGGAAGACTGACTGGCCGACAAGGAGGATATCTCTTCTCAGTTCGATCGTGTCGATGTTGTCAATATTATTCCCGTTGTAGAGGATATATCCGCTGTCTGGCGAAATAGTGCCGTTCATCAGCTTGAGCAGTGTGCTCTTGCCGCAGCCGCTCGGGCCATGTATGAATGTGGTTTTCCCCTTTGCTATTTTTATATCCGGATACCTGATCATAGACTTAAAAACAACTTGACTGGCAGAAATGATATCCACGCGCTCACTCCTACGTAAAAAGGAAGTTAAGGATCTTTCCTCTGTATTTCTCTTAAAAGTATTTTTTCCAGAGTCCTGAGAAAACGAATATCGTCCTCTGCAGCCCTTTTCTTGGGACCCTTTGTCCTTCCGCCGTTTCTGCGGAATTTGGCCTTCATTTCCCTCTCTTCGAGCATGAAGGTCATTCTCTCCGCTTCGTATTCTATACCTGCAGGGCTCACTGCTGAAGCTTTTTTTGACAGCACTACGGCAGCAAGTCCCCAGTCCTGTGTAACTATAATGTCCCCGCATCCGGTGATGTTGATTATCTTGAGATCTGCTTCCTGGGATCCGCTTTCAACGGTTATGTGTTGGGCAGATATTATGTTGTGGTTGAAGCTGGCAACAGTTATTACCGGTATGCCGTATTTTGCCCCGGTCTCTATCGTATGCTGCAGGACTGACTTGGGACATGCGTCAGCATCCACTATTATCCTCAGTTTATATTCCCCCGAATAAAGCAAAATAAACAATAATAATCGGCAAAAAAGAGCGGCATGAGCCCCGTTTTTTGGTAAAATTTAGTCATCACACCAAAACAATACCATACGGAGGTCCTTGCCATGAAAAGAATATCACAATCCCCTGTTTTTGACTATGGACTTACTACAACGACACTGTCTCATATCTTGGAAAACAATATCTATCGTTGCAATCGCTATGCAACAATAAAGAAAAATAGACTTAAATTGCAACGATAAATACAACGATATGGATATCGTTGTATTTGATAATTATTTAAGGAAGGTACTGAGGGGTCAGCTTCCCAGCCCAAGCCTTTGGCATTGGTATGTGCCGTCGAGTATGTTCCGGACCCATTGTGGGTTGTCGAGGTACCATCGGACAGTTTTCCTGATGCCGGTCTCTAAGGTCTCCTGCGGCTGCCATCCGAGTTCTCTTTTGATCTTCGATGCGTCTATCGCGTATCTTTTGTCATGCCCGGGCCTGTCTTTAACGAATTTTATCTGATCTTCGTATTTTGAACAGTCCGGTTTGGGGCTGAGCTCATCGAGTATGGAGCAGATGGTCCGTACTATTTCTATGTTCCTGCGTTCACAGTTCCCGCCAATGTTGTATGTCTCTCCCGGCTTTCCTTTTGTCATTACCGTATAGAGGGCCCTGCAGTGGTCTTCCACGTAGAGCCAGTCCCTTATGTTGCTTCCGTCTCCGTAAACGGGGAGTTCTTTGCCGTTAAGCGCGTTGTGTATGATGAGCGGGATGAGTTTCTCCGGGAACTGCCTCGGACCGTAGTTGTTGGAGCAGTTCGTGGTGAGAACGGGCAGCCCGTATGTGTGGTGCCATGCCCTGACAAGATGGTCTGATGACGCTTTTGATGCGGAGTAGGGGGAATTTGGGGCATAAGGCGTTTCCTCCGTAAATGCCCCTGTCTCGCCGAGGCTCCCGTAGACTTCGTCCGTAGATA harbors:
- the rfbB gene encoding dTDP-glucose 4,6-dehydratase, encoding MHPQTYLLTGAAGFIGSNLAHYLVSVGHKIIVLDKLTYAGNLASLDGLAGESFRFIRGDICDTDTVCGILLETKPSGIFHLAAESHVDRSIDGPGTFIETNIIGTFSMLHAAREYYEGLSGPDKENFRFLHISTDEVYGSLGETGAFTEETPYAPNSPYSASKASSDHLVRAWHHTYGLPVLTTNCSNNYGPRQFPEKLIPLIIHNALNGKELPVYGDGSNIRDWLYVEDHCRALYTVMTKGKPGETYNIGGNCERRNIEIVRTICSILDELSPKPDCSKYEDQIKFVKDRPGHDKRYAIDASKIKRELGWQPQETLETGIRKTVRWYLDNPQWVRNILDGTYQCQRLGLGS
- a CDS encoding ABC transporter permease; its protein translation is MREIAAISLVRFSLVYILLLVVLAVMKKAKINQTKLLFIASVRLTLQLTLAGFILTYIFENPHPIFILMYLTSMILFAIHRVLSKNKCMNTGFKVAISLSLTCSGLGIVIFFVTAVVGQSIFDPQYVIPLSGMIIGNAMTGVNLATKTFCESLSERRLQMESLLNLGVTPQKILLPMVNQALETALLPTLNSMLGMGIVSLPGMMTGQILSGTLPTTAILYQISIMIAICAVVCLSVFGSLYFGYKTLYNDRNQLFYL
- a CDS encoding DUF188 domain-containing protein, which codes for MDADACPKSVLQHTIETGAKYGIPVITVASFNHNIISAQHITVESGSQEADLKIINITGCGDIIVTQDWGLAAVVLSKKASAVSPAGIEYEAERMTFMLEEREMKAKFRRNGGRTKGPKKRAAEDDIRFLRTLEKILLREIQRKDP
- a CDS encoding ABC transporter ATP-binding protein codes for the protein MDIISASQVVFKSMIRYPDIKIAKGKTTFIHGPSGCGKSTLLKLMNGTISPDSGYILYNGNNIDNIDTIELRRDILLVGQSVFLFTGTIEENFKKYYEYRDHDAPSKDAMEKFLKICCADFPLETRCETMSGGERQRVYIAIFLSFMPKVLMLDEPTSALDNISSDAMMKNIKDFSTDNEMTTIIVSHYFPLAEKYGDNIIALERSKP